TTTTAATTAAAAAAGGCTTAATTTCTAGGGACAATTTGGAGGCGGCATTGAAAATTCAAAAAGAAACTCGAAAAAAACTTGGTGAAATTTTTGTAGATAATGGTTTAATTCAGGAGGATGACCTGGTAGATATTTTAAGTAAACAAATGGGTTTTCCTTATGTGGAACTAGACAAGATAATTATTGACCCTAAAATTCCCGGTTTAATTAAGGAAAGTTTGGCCAGAAAACATGTTTTAATTCCGGTAAAAATAGAAAATGGGCGTTTGATTGTAGCTATGTCTGATCCTCTTAATGTTTATGCTGTCGATGATATTAGAATTGCCACCGGTTATGGTGTTGTGCCTTATATTGCTGGGAAAAAGGAAATTTTAAGGGCTATCGAATATTATTATGGTCAACAAAGTACCGAAGAAGCCGTTGAGGACTTAATGCGGGAAATGGATGTTGAGGAAATAAATGATATTGACCAAAAAGTTCTGGATGAAATTAGTGATGCTCCTTTAGTGCGTTTGGTTAATTCATTACTACGACAGGCCGTAATAATGAAAGCTAGTGACATACATATTGAGCCTTTCGAGAGTTATGTCCGGGTTCGTTTTAGAATCGACGGGGATTTACAAGAAATTATGTCCTTAGATATTAGCACTCATGCGGCTTTGGTCGCACGCATAAAAATTATGGGTAAAATGGACATAGCCGAAAAACGCGTACCTCAGGATGGCCGGGTAGGTATTAAAATAGAAGATCGTCGTATAGATTTGCGCCTTTCTTCTTTACCTACCACTCATGGTGAAAAAATGGTTATTCGGGTTTTGGATCGAGAAAATGTTTTTATTCATAAAAGTCAACTTGGTTTTACCCAAGCCAATATTGAAAAACTGGATAAAATTATTCGTTATCCTTATGGCATAATTCTAGCTACTGGTCCTACCGGAAGCGGTAAAACTAGTACTTTATACACTGTTTTGTCTGAATTGAACAAAGTTAATCGCAATATTATCACCATAGAAGATCCAGTGGAGTTTAAGATTTCCGGCATTAACCAGGTACAAGTGAATCCTAAAGCAAACTTAACTTTTGCCAATGGATTACGTTCTATACTTAGGCAGGACCCCGATATTATTATGGTTGGGGAAATTAGGGACACGGAAACGGTACAAATTGCCGTAAGAGCCGCAATCACAGGTCATTTAGTTTTAAGTACGATTCACACTAATGATACTGCTTCAACAGTAATTCGTTTGATTGATATGGGGGTAGAGCCTTATTTAATTTCTAATGCTGTGGTGGGAATTATTGCTCAACGACTCGTTAAAAAAATTTGTGTAGAATGTAAAGAAGCTTATAAACCTACAGAAAAAGAAATAGCTTTATTGAATATTGACGCTTCAACTTCTCTTTATTGTGGACAGGGTTGTCCGGTTTGTAATAATACCGGTTACAAAGGCAGGACAGCGGTAACGGAAATTATGGAAATGGACAGTGAGATTAAAAGATTGATAGATCAGGGTGAAGGTGCTGATGTGATTAAAAAGGTGGCAATTGAAAATGGCATGATTGATTTACGTGATAACTGTAGGGAACTAGTCCTCGATGGTGTAACCACCGTTGATGAATATATTAGAAATACCTATATAGGTTAAAAAAGGAGGGGAGTATATGGCTATCTTTGTTTACGAAGCTGTAAATGATGTCGGAGAAATTGTAAAAAGCACTTATTCTGCTGAAAATAAAAATGCTGTCTTGGAGATGCTAGAAAATAAAAAATTATATCC
This genomic stretch from Clostridia bacterium harbors:
- the tadA gene encoding Flp pilus assembly complex ATPase component TadA, giving the protein MGEKTTKSKTREDKPERVKLGEILIKKGLISRDNLEAALKIQKETRKKLGEIFVDNGLIQEDDLVDILSKQMGFPYVELDKIIIDPKIPGLIKESLARKHVLIPVKIENGRLIVAMSDPLNVYAVDDIRIATGYGVVPYIAGKKEILRAIEYYYGQQSTEEAVEDLMREMDVEEINDIDQKVLDEISDAPLVRLVNSLLRQAVIMKASDIHIEPFESYVRVRFRIDGDLQEIMSLDISTHAALVARIKIMGKMDIAEKRVPQDGRVGIKIEDRRIDLRLSSLPTTHGEKMVIRVLDRENVFIHKSQLGFTQANIEKLDKIIRYPYGIILATGPTGSGKTSTLYTVLSELNKVNRNIITIEDPVEFKISGINQVQVNPKANLTFANGLRSILRQDPDIIMVGEIRDTETVQIAVRAAITGHLVLSTIHTNDTASTVIRLIDMGVEPYLISNAVVGIIAQRLVKKICVECKEAYKPTEKEIALLNIDASTSLYCGQGCPVCNNTGYKGRTAVTEIMEMDSEIKRLIDQGEGADVIKKVAIENGMIDLRDNCRELVLDGVTTVDEYIRNTYIG